The Cyanobacteriota bacterium genomic sequence CTAGACGATCTGCTAAGTAGCCATCCCCATCTGCGATCGCAGATTTATTTCAAGTCATCACTCACAGCACTATCCCATGCGATGGAAGATCAAGTACTGGCGGGTGGTGATCAGCCATTGGTTATTGCTAGCTTTCAGCGAGAGCGGTTCTATCGCCAAGAAGCAAGTCGCTATCTACGTATTGCTGAGCGTACATCCCAGGTGTATGTGCTTGCTGCTCCAGAGACTGACTTTACCAGTCGATCTGACCAATACGAAACCATTGCCTTTGACCCAACTGAACCACTGAGCCAAGAGTGGAACTTGGTGGTAGTTGGGTGCAATTATGCCACCTGCCTAGTGTGCCGAGAGCACAAAGCCAATGATCCGCAGTTGAGGCAGTCGTCTCTGCCATTAGCAGAATTGCCTACGATGGATCAAGCCCGTCGCTTTGAGGGGATTTGGACGTTTGATCGCAAGGTTACCCAAGCTGCTGCCCTACTGATGCTTGATCGTATCCTCACCTATCGTCCAGAATTAGCTGAAAAGGTTGCCCAAGCTAAAATGCTCTTGCAGGCTGAGCAATCAACCTCCTTTCACAATGTGGATCCAGCTCCCTTTGCCGATCGCCTCGTTACCTACTTGCAAGCTGGCCAATACAAACTGCTCAAAGCCTATCGCTCTATCGCCATCCAAGAGCGTAAGGAGCGTCTGGTTAATTCCATCACCGATGCCATTCGTCGCTCCTTAGACTCCCAAGAAATTCTCCAAGTAGCGGTTACGGAACTTGGGCAAGCTCTGCACGTCGATCGCTGCTTGATCTATCGCTGCAAAGCGACGGATGTGGATGCCCTAATTCAGCATGAGTTTCTAAATCAAGAAACTGCTCTGGAAGCTACAGACTCTCCGGCCTTGCGCTCCCTAGCTGGACAAACGTGGCCGTTGAAAGATAACCCCCTGTTTGCAGAGGTCGTGGAAACTCGGAGTTATGCCTATGCTGACCAAGTTGCCACTGATCCCCGTCTAAATGTGCCTCTACCGAGATGGCAAACGGCCCTGAAAGAGGGGCGGTCTGATGACAACACTCAACTTTCATTTCTAGATTTGGCCGAACGTTGGCAAATTCGCTCATGGCTGATGGTGCCTGTGTTATACCAACATCGCCTACTAGGCATTGTGGAATTGCACCACTGTCGGCACACCCTACACCGGTGGACAGAGGACGAACTATCCCTCATCAATGCGATCGCCACTCAAGTGGGGGTGGCCTTAATTCAAGCGGAGGCATACGCTAACCTAGATGACCTCAACCAACAACTAGAGGCTCTAGATCGCACCCGCAGTAATCTTGTTGCTATCACAGGCCACGAGTTACGCACTCCCCTTTCTACTATCCAAGTCTGCTTAGAGAGTTTGGCTAGTGAACCTGACATGCCTTTAGATCTGCGTCAGGTGATGATTACAACTGCTATGGCAGACGCAGAGCGGATGCGCAAACTGATTCAAGATTTTCTCACATTGTCACGGTTGGAAAGCGGTCGAGTTGAGTGGCGGCTAGAACCGTTACCCATTCGGGAATGTGTCGATTTAGCCCTCAGCAGCCTACGAACGCGCAACGCCAAACTGCAACTCCCAAATATTACCACTCATGTTCCCAATGAGTTACCGCTGGCCCATGCTGATGGGGAATGGATGGTTGAAGTGATTACCAAGTTGCTGGATAATGCCTGTAAATTTACGGAACCTAAAGGCAATATTACGATCGAGGCTAAATCTAACGGCAATGAAATGCTGGAAGTGACTGTAGCTGATACAGGTCGAGGCATTGAACCCGATCGGCTGGAAGTGGTGTTCGATCGGTTTTATCAGGAAGAGGGTGCTCTCCGCCGTTCAACGGGCGGCACTGGTCTAGGGCTAGCCATTTGTCGCCAAATTGTCACTGGCATGGGTGGGCAAATTTGGGCAGAGTCTGCTGGACGAGACAAGGGTAGCAAGTTTCACTTTACAATCCCTATCTTTAAGGACTATACCTGAGAAAACTACCTGCATCCCATGAGCAATTTCCCGCTACAATCCCCTACACCCCGGTGGAAGGGGGTATCAACTCTGGCCATCATTCTGACAGCTAGCATAGTGGCCATTACTCTATTGGCCGTTATCAGCACACACTTTGGCTGGTGGCTAGGGCTGGAGCTAGCTTCCCACTTTCAGATGCAGTATGCGATCGCGGCTAGCCTTCTCCTGATCGGCATTCTATGCACCCGACAAAAGCTGGCAAGTTTCTTAGGCCTATTTTGTGTTGCGCTGCTATTCACTCACATAGTCCCCTGGTACCTGCCCAGCAACCCTGTCAAAACCGGCATTCCCC encodes the following:
- a CDS encoding ATP-binding protein; this encodes MTITTFVLDDLLSSHPHLRSQIYFKSSLTALSHAMEDQVLAGGDQPLVIASFQRERFYRQEASRYLRIAERTSQVYVLAAPETDFTSRSDQYETIAFDPTEPLSQEWNLVVVGCNYATCLVCREHKANDPQLRQSSLPLAELPTMDQARRFEGIWTFDRKVTQAAALLMLDRILTYRPELAEKVAQAKMLLQAEQSTSFHNVDPAPFADRLVTYLQAGQYKLLKAYRSIAIQERKERLVNSITDAIRRSLDSQEILQVAVTELGQALHVDRCLIYRCKATDVDALIQHEFLNQETALEATDSPALRSLAGQTWPLKDNPLFAEVVETRSYAYADQVATDPRLNVPLPRWQTALKEGRSDDNTQLSFLDLAERWQIRSWLMVPVLYQHRLLGIVELHHCRHTLHRWTEDELSLINAIATQVGVALIQAEAYANLDDLNQQLEALDRTRSNLVAITGHELRTPLSTIQVCLESLASEPDMPLDLRQVMITTAMADAERMRKLIQDFLTLSRLESGRVEWRLEPLPIRECVDLALSSLRTRNAKLQLPNITTHVPNELPLAHADGEWMVEVITKLLDNACKFTEPKGNITIEAKSNGNEMLEVTVADTGRGIEPDRLEVVFDRFYQEEGALRRSTGGTGLGLAICRQIVTGMGGQIWAESAGRDKGSKFHFTIPIFKDYT